The following are from one region of the Stigmatella ashevillena genome:
- a CDS encoding cupin domain-containing protein: MKLRTWIIGVALTLFTAAGAGAHGAAENVVVKPAFDAPIPNIPGKSLRTVTVSYVPGGKSGAHRHANSAFIYAYVLEGAIRSQVDGEPPRVYRAGEAWTENPGAHHVVSENASKTQPAKLLAVFVVDTDDTTLTTPDPH; the protein is encoded by the coding sequence ATGAAATTGCGCACATGGATCATCGGCGTTGCACTCACGCTCTTCACGGCCGCTGGCGCAGGCGCGCATGGCGCTGCGGAGAATGTGGTGGTCAAGCCCGCCTTCGACGCGCCGATTCCCAACATCCCCGGCAAGTCGCTTCGCACCGTGACCGTATCGTACGTGCCGGGAGGCAAGTCCGGCGCGCATCGTCACGCGAATTCCGCCTTCATCTACGCCTATGTTCTAGAAGGTGCGATTCGCAGCCAGGTCGATGGCGAGCCGCCACGCGTCTATCGCGCTGGCGAAGCCTGGACCGAGAACCCCGGCGCCCATCACGTGGTGAGCGAAAATGCCAGCAAGACCCAGCCTGCCAAGTTGCTTGCCGTCTTCGTCGTCGACACGGATGACACGACCCTGACTACCCCCGACCCACACTGA
- the pdxR gene encoding MocR-like pyridoxine biosynthesis transcription factor PdxR — protein MPARFSITVDRSAAAPLSDQIADTLRAAILEGRIATGARLPSWRDLAAQLGVARGTVRAAYERLTDELLAVTAGPAGTRVADCLPDAAPVLSTETAPSIRGMARRYSAPPLPFQMGVPSQDAFPAKQWSRIRIRAAREDAMAPTSYPDPRGNPELRMQIASYLAIARGIRCMPDQVIVTGGYGSGLGLAIRTLNVEGHTAWMEEPGYPITRIGLELAGMRPVPVAVDDEGMEVNRGISLAPDAAMAVVTAGQQAPTGVALSTSRRQTLLRWATRSGGWIIEDDYLSELQLTGRAAPALAAMDREGRVIHLGTFSKTMSPSLGLGFLVAPPALAARFTEVAACLAPAPNPTTQLAIAGFMANGHYLRHLRRMKRLYTARRDALRACLGREAGVEAMAGLAVLLRLPPGSDDVLIAREALRQGLAPAPLSPWYASQRDMKPGLLLSVTNLIEERLDRVCHQLRAVIASHA, from the coding sequence ATGCCAGCCCGCTTCTCCATCACCGTGGACAGGTCCGCCGCCGCGCCGCTGTCGGATCAGATCGCCGATACCCTCCGCGCAGCCATCCTCGAGGGGCGCATCGCAACCGGTGCGCGCTTGCCATCCTGGCGCGACCTTGCCGCCCAGCTCGGCGTGGCGCGAGGCACCGTGCGCGCAGCGTACGAGCGGCTGACCGACGAGTTGCTGGCCGTCACCGCAGGGCCTGCGGGCACGCGGGTAGCAGACTGCCTGCCCGACGCTGCGCCCGTTCTCTCGACCGAGACAGCGCCATCGATTCGAGGAATGGCACGCCGCTATTCCGCCCCGCCCCTTCCCTTCCAGATGGGCGTGCCCTCCCAGGATGCCTTTCCGGCAAAGCAATGGTCGCGCATCCGTATTCGCGCCGCCCGCGAGGACGCGATGGCCCCGACCAGCTATCCCGACCCACGCGGAAACCCGGAGCTGCGGATGCAAATCGCGAGTTACCTGGCGATCGCGCGTGGCATCCGGTGCATGCCCGATCAGGTGATTGTCACGGGCGGGTACGGAAGCGGGCTCGGCCTCGCGATCCGGACATTGAATGTGGAAGGGCATACAGCGTGGATGGAAGAGCCCGGTTATCCCATCACCCGGATAGGACTGGAGTTGGCGGGTATGCGGCCGGTGCCGGTGGCCGTGGACGACGAGGGCATGGAGGTCAACCGAGGCATCTCGCTCGCACCCGATGCGGCGATGGCCGTGGTGACCGCAGGCCAGCAAGCGCCGACGGGCGTCGCCCTGTCGACAAGCCGACGCCAGACGCTCCTACGCTGGGCGACACGGTCCGGCGGATGGATCATCGAGGACGACTATCTCAGCGAGCTACAGCTGACCGGCAGGGCCGCGCCTGCGCTCGCGGCCATGGATCGCGAAGGCCGGGTGATACATCTCGGCACCTTCAGCAAAACGATGAGCCCCTCGCTCGGTCTGGGCTTCCTGGTAGCGCCGCCTGCACTCGCCGCCCGCTTCACCGAGGTCGCCGCCTGCCTCGCGCCCGCCCCCAACCCCACGACGCAGTTGGCCATCGCCGGGTTCATGGCCAATGGTCACTATCTGCGGCACCTGCGGCGAATGAAGCGCCTCTATACTGCCCGCCGCGATGCGTTGCGCGCTTGCCTTGGCCGCGAGGCAGGCGTCGAGGCGATGGCGGGACTCGCGGTGCTCTTGCGTCTCCCTCCTGGCAGCGACGATGTCCTGATCGCGCGCGAGGCACTCCGCCAAGGGCTGGCGCCTGCCCCTCTGTCGCCATGGTATGCGAGCCAGAGGGACATGAAGCCTGGCCTCTTGTTGAGCGTGACGAACCTCATAGAAGAGCGTCTCGATAGGGTCTGTCACCAGTTGAGAGCGGTGATCGCCAGCCATGCATGA
- a CDS encoding Gfo/Idh/MocA family oxidoreductase has translation MTKPLTAHAPLRAALLGYGFAGKVFHAPLVRTVEGLTLRVVASSRPDDVRAEFPNVEIMPSAFDAATHPDVDLVVVATPNETHVPLAEAALRAGKHVIVDKPFTVTLAEARSLVALASGGGCSRCYTTADGTVTSLR, from the coding sequence ATGACCAAGCCACTGACAGCCCATGCCCCGCTTCGCGCTGCCCTGCTAGGATATGGCTTCGCAGGCAAGGTCTTTCATGCCCCGCTGGTGCGCACAGTGGAGGGACTGACCTTGCGCGTGGTGGCCTCCAGCCGGCCCGACGACGTCCGGGCCGAGTTTCCGAACGTGGAAATCATGCCCTCCGCGTTCGACGCGGCCACTCATCCGGACGTAGACCTCGTCGTGGTGGCGACGCCAAATGAGACGCACGTGCCGCTTGCCGAGGCCGCGCTTCGCGCTGGCAAGCACGTCATTGTCGACAAACCCTTCACCGTCACGCTGGCGGAGGCCCGCTCGCTGGTAGCACTCGCGAGCGGAGGCGGCTGCTCTCGGTGTTACACAACCGCCGATGGGACAGTGACTTCCTTGCGCTGA